The genomic region TGGGTGGTGAGCCGCGGGTCGCGCCCGAGGCGGTGGCCGACCCGAAGGACCGAGATCCGCGGACGGGACCTAGGACGCCGACTCCGCCTGGAACCGCTCGATCCGGTGGCCACGGTACTCCAGCTTGTCCGAGCGCTTGACGAGTCCCTTCAGCCGGGTGGGGCTCATCTCGAGCTCCTCGGCGACGTCGGAGAAGAAACGGCCCTCGGCCCCGACCGCGTCGAAGATCCGCTGTTCCAGCTTCGCGTAGTCCTTCGGGCTCATCATCGCGATCGCGAGCACCTCGCTCGCCTCGGCGAGCGGGCTCGTCGTGTTGATGTTGATCGTGGAGTAGTAGAAGTGGTAGCTCTTCTCGGGCTGCTTCTTGCCCTCCCGCGCGACCCAGCGCGTGTCGATCAGTCGCAGCTTCTCGAACGCGGCGAGCGCGGCGAGGCCCTCCTTGCCGAACTCCCGCTCGACGTCCTCGGTCGTCAGCCAGTTCTCCCCGAGCCGCTGGACGAGCTTGAGCTTCACGGGCGTGTCGACCGCCCGCAGGATCGAGACGAGGTCGCTCACGTCGTTGACGACCTTGATACGATGCATGGAGGCGGCCATCGCTCAGTCCGGCCCGCGGCCCGGCGCCGGGGCGCTCGCGTCCCGGAGCATCCGCCGGTACTTCCCATAGCGGTCCCCCGGATTGAAGCGGGCCGGATGGGGCGTGCGGGTCGGCGCTCCGCACTCCGGGCACTGGTCCGCGAGCGTGTAGCGCCGGCAGGTCCGGCAGACGCGCAGCACCGACTCGGTCATGCGCGGACGAAGGAGCCCTCGCCACCGGCGGCCGTGATCGCCTTGATCGCCGCCTCGGTCGCCCGCTTGAGCGTCTCCTCCGCGGTCTTGTACTGGCCGGCGACCACGCGCATCCGGTACTTCGGGGCGCCGACGTAGTGGACCTCGACGGCCTCGGGGTCGACCTGCTCCGCCGCGAGGAGGGCCGCGCGGACGGCTTCGACGCCGTCGGGCCGCGGATCGGTGAGCTCGAGCGTGCCGAGGATCGTCACGCGCGGTGGCACGATGTTCTCCCGCGCGATCTTGAGGAACTGGGTCACCCAGGCAGCC from Thermoplasmata archaeon harbors:
- a CDS encoding RNA-protein complex protein Nop10; amino-acid sequence: MTESVLRVCRTCRRYTLADQCPECGAPTRTPHPARFNPGDRYGKYRRMLRDASAPAPGRGPD
- a CDS encoding ArsR family transcriptional regulator — encoded protein: MAASMHRIKVVNDVSDLVSILRAVDTPVKLKLVQRLGENWLTTEDVEREFGKEGLAALAAFEKLRLIDTRWVAREGKKQPEKSYHFYYSTININTTSPLAEASEVLAIAMMSPKDYAKLEQRIFDAVGAEGRFFSDVAEELEMSPTRLKGLVKRSDKLEYRGHRIERFQAESAS